TGATTATTCTGTCCGTGTTGATTACCTGCATTTCGGGAGTGATCACCCTGTTCAGCAACTCaacaggagaaaaatataattttaatttacacacaacgaaaaataattatgatgatataaataaatttatgaattatataaaattgggaaatgaagaaaacaaTCGGAGTGACATGTTACGGCTGTACGAACTGCTAGAAGAATTCAAAACTAGTATGAACCAAAAtatgaatgaaaataagAATACCATTTTGATTAACAAGAAGGAGAATCATGCATTATACGAATTAAATGCTAActtggaaaataaattaaaagagtTAGAAAAGAAGCTGCTCGTTAATACAAAAGATATTGACTACTTTAAAATTCATTCCAAGAAAGaggtggaaaattttaaaaaaatattgcaagaAAATTACGAATCATTTCAAAACAAACTTAAGGATTACGTTAAAACGGTCGACACAATTAAGAAGgatattcataaaaagaaTTCTCTCATTAatgatgtagaaaaaaaaatgaacaaaagcCAAATGGATATTAAGAAGGACGTGTCTGATCGAGTGGAGAATGAGAAAAGGGGCCTCCTGAACACCATCAGCGAGCTACAAAAGAAAATCCAGTGGATTGAATCTAAGCTCGTCTTCCATGGCTCGAATTCGCATGACTCGTTGGAGTTTGATAGCGCAGCACAGGGAGGATTGACACACGAAAATGACGGAGGGGAGGCGCGCGAAAGACAAATCGAGCAGCGCATCAACATGTGGAACGAACAACATGCAGATCTCATGCAGGATATACAGAAAGAATTAGAACTACTAAAAGAGAGTGCAAAAAAATCGACGAACTTTTTGGATGATGTCTTCCCCACATttgaacataaaatattaaaaaatgtagaaaacaaaattaaatacTACCTagaaatgtacaaaaaggaTATCATAAACGAAATCACCGAGTCGAAAGTGATATATAATGAAGAGAAATACAAAACCATGACCATgaagcaagaaaaaatgcaatccGAGTTGTTAAAAACGATTAGTAGTCAAATAAAGGCACAaacgaaaattataaaagacgACTTGAGTAAGTCTCTACACACCATGGTAGATcagaagcaaataaaaattgacaGTGACTATCCAATTAAAAGTACCAAAGTCAATTATGACTCCCTAGACatgctacaaaaaaaagtggacgaACTGTACAACGAATTCATCTTAGATTATAACGAAATCGATTGGGCTTTAGAATCTTTAGGAGCCAGAATCGTTTACAAAATGACAAGTTCGCCTCTCAATCGAAATGACTTCATCGAGAAGTTTCTAAATCAAATTGCTTCCTTCCTACCGTCAGAAGAAATATACGGAATGATCAAACCGATGGGAAAAGATCCGTCTATCATTTTAAAGCCTTCAAATTTCCCAGGTGATTGTTTCTCCTTCAATGGgagtaaaggaaaaataacgaTTCACCTGCCAGCCACTATTGATGTTTCATCCATTTCGATACAACACgtacatgaaaatattaGTAACAACTCCAATGCTACTCCCAAGTATTTTTCAGTTTACGGTGTCGTGGATTCAAATTGGCCTGAGCATTTTGAATCACAGGATATTAACTATGATGACTTTAAAAACAGCTCCCTGTACTCTTGCCTCCACTCTGTTTATGGGAATTTGCAGCCGAAGGAAATTCTGGACAAATGGCTCAAAGGCAACAAAAACCCGGGCCTCGTCCACCTCGGCGATTTCTACTTCGACCGAAAGAAACGGATTTCCACCTACCCAACGAAGCACTGTTTCCCGGTGAAGCGGTACGACGTGGGCGCGGCAAAGGGGAAATGCGGCAAAGGGGCAAAATAGCCAGAGGGCGAGAGACCAAACGAACAGATAACCAAAGTGCACACGCAGAATTGCCCCAATTccgaaaaagaaattacccCCCTAACGCATCTACTGACGCGGCAGAGCGCCCCATCCGATCGGTGCTGTTACCGGCTGGGCACACACTGACAtgattttccatttttacaatttttttcctcccccccttttgcagaatAACTTTTGAGTTCACCGAAAACTATGGCGCGCCTTACACATGCGTCTACAGACTGAAGGTACATGGAAAAAGATGCATCCGGAAATTCAAGTAGCATACGCGGGCTTTGTGTAaaccttttttgtgtcaGCCCTGCCGGTACTGCGCTTCAGGATTTAGCCCATCGATGGGGTATGTGAGGTTTTGCCCATCTTTGTGTGCACGAGTGTTATAGCCCCCAGAAGAGCTTCGTGTTATGTCCCTGCCTTCGTGTTATGTCCCTGCCTTCGTGTTGTGCCCCTGCCTTCGTGGGGTTGTGCAATTGGGGGTAGCAAACTTGGGACGGCAAACTTGGGACGGCAAACTTGGGACGGCGAACTTGGGACGGTAAACTTGGGACGGCGAACTTGGGACAGCAAATTTTGCGCAGTTAACTTCTCACTTTTACACTTCACCCCTTCCGTTGTTCCCTTCTgcttccctctttttttttcgtgtgaGATTCCCGTCATCAATTTGATCATGTCACAAATTATGAAATTTTAACCCGTCGACATTTCCGCATGTCGTTCACAgctttgttaaatttttgatTCAACAGTGTTATCCAGTTCATTCTTCCTTATCGCTACAATTTTTCCCCCGCACAGTTCCGCCACCGCAACGGTTACTGCTACTGCAGTTACTattgctattattttttttttttttcatcccacTTGTTATTCTCTACGTAAAACGCCTCCCCAACGTATTCGTTCTCCAAAAGAacgagaacaaaaaaaaaaaaaaaaaatgcttcacaTTAACGTACGTGAAGTAATGCTAAGCTTGCGATATCCCCTTTAACGACGAGCGAAAACTCCGGCTGGAATGGGAAGCACTTCATACATGCAAAGTCAAAGAacagatgaagaaaaggattAGAACCCTTCACAGGGTGAATGTTATAAATAGGAACATACACTATTTTCCCTTGCACGTTTAGGCCGTCATTCAAGTTGACATCCCCCCATCCTGCTTAGCGTCCACCGCACATCACAATAAAAATAGTCCAAACGGGACATGCGTTAGAAGTAGGCCCTCCGCAGCTTGCGCAAAATTTTCCGTTTCGAGCATGCTTAACAAAGGCTTCACGGCAACGAAAATAATAGGGAAGAGGTGTTTCCAGTGGTGGGATAATCTGAACACGTCGTGGAAATTCGCAATCGGTTTTTCAGTTCTCTTTCCACCCCTCTGGAATTACaatgaaagaagaaaggcAAGAGAAAAACAGGTGTACTACAACAAATCGATAAAAGATTACGTGTTTTTTGACATAGctatagaaaataaatatgtaggAAGAGTCTTGATAGGGTTATACTCTGACCAAGTACCTCTATcagttgaaaattttattcaactTGCAGAGGGGTACAAAGTTAAAGACAAATATATTGGATACAGAAACACCttcattcataaaatttaccCAGGAATTGGGCTAGTAGGAGGGAATGTGTTAAACGATAAGGAAGGCCTAAGTATTTATGGCAAGAAATTCCCTGATGAAAATTTCGACATGGAATTTGTACAAGATGGTGACGTGGCGTTGTTTAATGAAGGCCCTCATAGCAACTCCTCTCAGTTTATTATAACCTTTTCCCCAATGCCAATATTACACAAACACAATGTAGTTATTGGCACTGTTTTGAAAGGGATGGATATAATTCGGATGATTGAAAATGTGGGAACCAAGTTAGGAAATCCCATGTAtaacgtaaaaattattaactgCGGTTTGTACAAAAGCTTGGAACAGGATggccctccttttttcaacaTGATGCACATCTCGGACAAGggcaacaaaaatattatttccaaaaaggagTTTGAAAATTTGTCTGAACAGCAGAGACAGTCCTTAATGGAAGATATTGGCAAATCGGAAAAACGGAGATGAGCTCCGTGGCGCAGTAGTTACTCCTTCCAAAGGAGGGGCTATTCCCATTCTCAGTGTATGCCCTCCCAAATGCGTAATTAACCTTATTTATGTTAACCCATTTTGTAGCTTCCTTGCAATATGGGGTAAAATTttgaagcttttttttttgtatccagtgggttttcttttttttgtgaatatttttgtttattttttagctagctatttttttacaattttggtttttttttttttttttttgtgtatattaGCTAgtttattcatatttctactaaatttacgttttttttttttttgctatgtCTGAGTCAACCCTTGGCTAGCCCACTTCGCAAAAAAGTACGTATGATTAACTTTCCACATTTTAGCAATTGTGCGTGTTCccattttcacaatttttacgaacaaaacgaacagtttgaaagaaaaaaatgcaattatCCACAAACACAATCAACGTTAAAAATGCTAAATGGGGATATTCAAAACTGTTATGTAAATAAGTAATATGCACACTTGCGAGCGTTGCAGAAAGGGACCCATTACAAGTAGACACCGATGTAATGAGTTGCTCATGCGACTTGTTCCTACTGGTCTTTGATAATGCCAACTATGTCATCATCCctgtaaacaaaaaattcttccCCATCGATTTTTAAGGAAGAACCGCCATATTCCGGCAAAACAACCACGTCGCCTTCTTTTACGCTAGGGGGGACTTTGCTTCCATTGCTCGTTATCCTTCCTGGCCCAACCGCCAAAACCTGTAAAAATTGGCATGAAGCACATGAACGGGTTAAATAAAATCCAAACTGAGGTACACATGAAcgggaaaaatgaaagaaaggTAGCGCACTACGTTTCAGTTAGCACAACTTTGTACGGGGAGAGGTACCTTGCCCGTGTAGGATGGTTCCGTTGCACTTTCAGGCAAAAAGAGGCCCGATTTCGTCGTAGTCTTGGGAACGATTTTACTTATCAAGATTCTGTCCATCAGGGGAATAAACTTCTTAGCTACCGTGGAACTCTGCAAAGGGGTTGCTTTTactatatgtataaattcCTTGCATGGGACAAACTGGGCATATACGTGCAACGTTGCACATTTGGCGAACTCTTtttgttaacaaaaaatgggtaatataaacatttttgatATGTATATGCAACAGAAACGCGCTTCATTATgctgcacaaaaatgagcacgCTTCTCTATGCATACACAACTGTGCATGTTATTTCCTCTTTGTTGCGAAATTACCATTTTTATCTCCTGTGTAGAATATGTACAacgtatgaaaaaaatctgtGTTGCGAATTCTTTCGTATATGATGTGCCTTTAATTCCTTCCAGGTAATTAACAAATggcgttttaaaaaaagaagtttaTGTTTGCTTTGCCTCAGCTCCtgtttacatataaatgatTCGCATACGTTTGTGCTTATAAAACTGAGTAaatgtttcctttttggttgataaaaaaaatatagagcAATATATGTACGTTACTTTAA
This genomic stretch from Plasmodium cynomolgi strain B DNA, chromosome 14, whole genome shotgun sequence harbors:
- a CDS encoding nuclear protein (putative), coding for MSANASNASGNPRGRGGRGNKLSKNSHIAQNAASAANSGNSGNIGNSSNSANNASAQNTLHGLNPPSHKSFVESEISDTGLPATDRSDDNNSTIDNDERNTLIQVLHSYEDFQKKNMHYGKVNPYRKRESQLSKMKKTIVKLFTISDIRLDESDPNKNVDSSTYGNSVSKKRRNKAQGSNFLTSRAAMWNEVEKNDDPEYDLKLESSKNKSIRDIVTHYLSVLINDTINDKKGMTYIAILMIILSVLITCISGVITLFSNSTGEKYNFNLHTTKNNYDDINKFMNYIKLGNEENNRSDMLRLYELLEEFKTSMNQNMNENKNTILINKKENHALYELNANLENKLKELEKKLLVNTKDIDYFKIHSKKEVENFKKILQENYESFQNKLKDYVKTVDTIKKDIHKKNSLINDVEKKMNKSQMDIKKDVSDRVENEKRGLLNTISELQKKIQWIESKLVFHGSNSHDSLEFDSAAQGGLTHENDGGEARERQIEQRINMWNEQHADLMQDIQKELELLKESAKKSTNFLDDVFPTFEHKILKNVENKIKYYLEMYKKDIINEITESKVIYNEEKYKTMTMKQEKMQSELLKTISSQIKAQTKIIKDDLSKSLHTMVDQKQIKIDSDYPIKSTKVNYDSLDMLQKKVDELYNEFILDYNEIDWALESLGARIVYKMTSSPLNRNDFIEKFLNQIASFLPSEEIYGMIKPMGKDPSIILKPSNFPGDCFSFNGSKGKITIHLPATIDVSSISIQHVHENISNNSNATPKYFSVYGVVDSNWPEHFESQDINYDDFKNSSLYSCLHSVYGNLQPKEILDKWLKGNKNPGLVHLGDFYFDRKKRISTYPTKHCFPVKRITFEFTENYGAPYTCVYRLKVHGKRCIRKFK
- a CDS encoding cyclophilin (putative); protein product: MKKRIRTLHRAVIQVDIPPSCLASTAHHNKNSPNGTCVRSRPSAACAKFSVSSMLNKGFTATKIIGKRCFQWWDNLNTSWKFAIGFSVLFPPLWNYNERRKAREKQVYYNKSIKDYVFFDIAIENKYVGRVLIGLYSDQVPLSVENFIQLAEGYKVKDKYIGYRNTFIHKIYPGIGLVGGNVLNDKEGLSIYGKKFPDENFDMEFVQDGDVALFNEGPHSNSSQFIITFSPMPILHKHNVVIGTVLKGMDIIRMIENVGTKLGNPMYNVKIINCGLYKSLEQDGPPFFNMMHISDKGNKNIISKKEFENLSEQQRQSLMEDIGKSEKRR
- a CDS encoding 10 kDa chaperonin (putative), translated to MSSTVAKKFIPLMDRILISKIVPKTTTKSGLFLPESATEPSYTGKVLAVGPGRITSNGSKVPPSVKEGDVVVLPEYGGSSLKIDGEEFFVYRDDDIVGIIKDQ